tgtttccacactgtacggaatcttaatctaatctaatcataacaagcagcaagggtcccagcactgatcccaagGTCTTAAGAGATCCAATGGCTCACTTTTGTTGTTGACTGTTTTGTGCTCTCTCAGCACTTTTAGGGTATCCTGAACATTGTGAAAAATGCAGGACCTTCCATAAGTGGTGCCATTTGACGTCTAATAATTAAGTTGTCACTTTTCTTTGCAGTCTGTTGATGGGCGTCAGATTAGGGTAGATCAAGCTGGAAAATCCTCTGGAGAACGGTCCAGAGGCTACAGGGGTGGAAATGCAAGTAGTCGTGGATTCTTCCGTGGAGGATCTGGGCGTAGAGCCCGTGGGTTTTCTAGAGGTATGAAACATTAACAATTATACTTTTAAAAGAATTTCACCACTTCAGTGACTACATTCAGCTGATCTTGAAAAGACTGCTATGTGGACTTTTTGCTGCTCCCTTCATTTATTACATTATTGAATTTTTATAATAATGAAGTTACTGTATTTCTGGTCAATGTATAGCAGTTTTAGAATAACTTATTTTCAGCTCATAGTGACCATTTGGTTATGTTTAATGTGGTTTGAAATGAATGTTTAATTAAATTCATCATTATTTGGATCCTTATGTaggtggaggagatagagggtacATGGCACGATATGATTCAAGAAGTGGTTATTCTGGATCAAGAGACTACTATAACAGAGATAGGTAAAGATGTTTCTTTGTTATTTGTTTTAGATATTTTCAACTCATCCTGTTACCATGTACCTCTggaacagatgggacttgaactcaggtgTTCCCGTCCAGAGgttgggacattaccactgccaCAAGACCCCATGATTGGCTGaatatttttataaataactatTTGCTCTGAATACTgtcttcagttctgatctccccaCAGTCAGAAAtattttgttaaacttgaaagggtgcagaaaatatttacaaggatgttgccagaaggtttgagctacaggaaaaggctgaataggctggggctgttttccctggagcacttgAGGTTGGGGGTGACCttcgaggttttcaaaatcatgaggggcatggataggataaacagccaaggtctttttcttggGCTGGGTGAGTCAaaaactggaggacataggtttaaggtgctgtactgtacaactctatgacaataaatgatctggaaaacACTACAGGGATTTTTGTTTGTCCCTAGGAGTCAAGGGAGCTATGGCGGCGGTGGTTCCTACAGGGACAGTTATGACAGTTAAGGTAGGTGCCATTAAAAATGAAAATTTTTAAGTGAAAATTTATTGGGTTGGGGTTACACTTCATATCTTCTGGTATGATATAGTTATTTTGGTAAACAGTCTGTTTGCACTGTGCAGTGCAGTAGTGCATTTCAGCATTGTCCACACAATTTGAATTATAGAGCCATAATCTTTATACTGAAAGCTCAGTACAATGTAATATTGATTCTTCCTGTTGTACCACTCAACAGTGCATCTCCTGGGGAGGAAAGTTTTACTAATGGTAGGTTCTGGCCTTGCAGGTTGAAAGAACATGTTCTTGGTCTGTGCTATACCATAGTACTCGATCCCTGCTACTAGGTTGTATAAATTAACTGCAGTAGCACAATATTTGTCAAACAGGTTCATACTGCCATAGTTTAGTGCATTCTTTTCCATTTTGATCCTGGCCTTTCAACTTTTTAGCTCCTAATCTGCATGCCATTCTTATTGCCGTCTGTTCAGGTAACTTAACAGATTTGTCCTCCCATCTAATCATAGGCACTACAGTCTTGAACTAAAACCAAGAAAGCAGCATGTATTCTAAAATCTCTAAAGCATTGAGTATCTTTACCATACTTTATGTAGTTCGAAAATCTCAGATCCAGTCCCCTGTTATCTTCCCATAATGTATTAATTGTGAGATTGAATTTACTTTGGAAGTACAAATGCCATAAACCTCAAACGTCATAATCTTTGGGTAATGTTCTACTGTGCCTGATAGCTCTAAAAGATGATCCAATTCAGTCCATAACACTGATCTAGCAATAGGAAGAGGAAGCTATGATTACTATTGCAGTCTTTTTACATTGTACCTGCTTCTTGTTCTCAGCTACACACAACGAATAAATAAATCTTCCTGACTCAAGATCGTCCTTCCTATGGCTGTATTTATAAAGATTTTCGGAGCTTCGTGGATTCGTATTGTGTGCTTGTATTCTCACTGACTTGTAGTAATTAAGTTTGGCCTTGTTAATCACAGCCTGACAGCTTCTGACATGAGGATGCACACTAAGTGTTGGCTTGGTAATATTGGAATTAAACAATGAAATAATAAGCATTCTCAGGCAGATGGCAGAGCCCTCAATATTTTTCTTAGTAATATTTTGAGGTTTTCATTTTACTTTAGAACCATCTTGTTTTTGTCTTTGCTCAAATACTTCCTGTAAAGTCTAGTTATTTTGGAAATGAAGTTGCGGGGTTGACTGGAATTCTAGTAAAACAAACATGTAAAAGGGGCTTATAGTGTGTTCTCAATCTATTTTTATGCTAAGCAAACTGATGTTTTATAGAAGCTGAACAAGCTGTGGTCTTATTTCGAAATAAAGGCTTTTATAGCCACTTATTCttgtttcattttaaaaaaaaaaatgtcatctgaAACGTTCCTTTAGTGTAGCAGGGTAGGAAAGCAACATTGGAACGGAAGATGTCCTCTGTCTCACAAATCGTCTTGATACTGCTGAAGATAAAAGGCTTCATTTTTAACTTGTAATTGGACTTTTGTGCATCTTTCAGTAGTTTCAAGAGTTCTGTACACTGTAAATAATCAGTTAATCATGTTCCAAATTCTTCAAAATTTACAAATGAAGTCCTGAGCAATGTACCTTTATAAGTTGACATGTATTGGATGAGAAATATTTGAAAATGGCTTTCTTTGTGTTGTATGTTCAAGTGGTTTAGAGTTGACCTTTTGTACTGAAACAGGCTTCACGAAGCCTCATTAAACAAAATACGTGACTCATAACCCTGATCTTTCTGTAGTTGGATTCTTATGGGATGGGATGTAGTAGAAAAGGTATAGGTATAGATTAATTTTGCAATCCTGTAATGTTAAAAATAGTTGTAAGGTCAATTTTAAAAATTGGTGATATTCGGAGCTAATTTGAGCAAGCAACGAAGTCTTTAATTGCTATTCAATTATAAATGTAAAACCACAGTTGATGCCCTTAGTTTGAAAGTTATTTGATGAGATGATTGCCAGTTTAGGATTGAGCAACCTGTGGCAAAGGCAAGATACTCTATATTGTAATGTTTTTATTGTATAGTATATAACACACTGTCATAAGGTATCAATCAGTTGACCTAAATTGAAATCAGAATGGTCCCTTTTCAACAGTTGTAGGCATTCTAATCATTACTATAATACCAGTTTTCCCATGTAACTGGCATGCCTGAGGTAATTGCCAGGTATATTGGTTATTTGAAATTATTCCTTAGGTTGGATGCTGAATCTGTTGTACTTGCCTTTTATTTTAGATCATTGTTTTCAAAGCAGGGTTATGAGGAAAAGTGCAGTTGAGGataatcagattagccatgatctcattggcagagcagactccaattgaatggtctacttctgctcccttgtcttatggtcttataaataGCTAAAGTTTGTAGTGCTAATTTTCTTCATTACTTTATGCGAAAGGGTAAATTCTGAATGGGGGATATTGCCATATTAGTTTGAAAAGAGCTACTTCTGGTGCCAGCTATGAAAAGGCTGTCTATCTGTTGaagaattttgttttttttaaatcttttttcccttttcatgTTTCTCAAAAACTGGTAGCTTTATTGTGACCTACTTGCATTGAGTAATTGATTATCAAATGGAAAAGTTCCATTCCAAAACTTGCTACTTTATGACTGACATGATAATACTACTACTAGCGGCTGGATGATGTATGAAAGTTTCTTCTTTAAGAGTTCAGTTATCAGAAGCATCAGGATAAAAGTTATCAACATTTCACAAACTGTCTCTGTTGCTATAAAATTGGGCACAGCTAAATTAGGTGCAAATGTCTGTTCAGAAAGGTATTCAAGTCCATTTAAAGATTTTTATAACGCTTCACAACTTCTAAGGATCTTTGCTAACATTTGGAAAGAAATGGCCATGGAGAACGAAGTGCTGTGCCTTCTTCAATGAAACCTGAGATGAAAACAGCACATGGCTAAGTGCATATGTGGATATAGTCCTAGATTTGAGGTAACTCCTTTTACTCTCATAGGCAGTTTCTGTTGACTGTTCATTCAAAAGACTGAAATAATGTGCTTGtgaaatttcatttattttattgggTTAGTTCTTTAGCAGAATCCAATTCATAAAATTGAACACCACGCCAAACCTTACTATAAAGCTTTATTCCTTGATCTATTCATTCAGTTGCTTGCGGTATTCTATTCCATTGACATATAACAGTGAGTActcaaaaaaaaatccctttaAAAGAAATTGGACATTATAACATTAGTGGCACAATTTGTTCCTTTAACTAGGATTTGTCTTGTGACTTTTTTCTGAAAATTGTTAAAAATTACATTAAATTGTTAAGCCTGAAAGTTTCATTTTGTTGAGTTGTTCTAAATGTCCAAACATAACTAATAGTCTCTCTTCATATTGCAGAATGAATCTGCGTGATTTCAAGTGAATAATGATGTTGATTGCCCCTTAACACTGAAGGCAGAGGAGAGCATGTGGGGGTAAGTTTGATTCACATTTTCACTAAGTTGCATATGTAATTGTGTTTTAAGTTTGAGACAGATTGATTAAATGTTTTGACTCCTAAATTGTCTGTCTACTTTTACTTCCATTGAAGTCAGGCTTAAACTAGTGCCGTTGTCCCTTGGTCAACTTAGCACTTTTAGGTTTTTCAGTAAAAAGCAAATTGTCTTGCCATGTTGAGCCAAGTAAATAAAATTGGTGATGTAAGGAAAATTACTTTTGAGGCTCAAGATGGTGAGAGGCACACTTTAAATGCATCAGAGACTGGGTGTACTTTATACTAGTATTAAATATATTAGAGCACTTCTAGAGTCTCCCTCTGTCCAGGCAGCCATTGAATTCACATTTTATGTTGATCTTTGTAGTACCTCCTTGTCAAATGAAAAATATACGTTACAGTTAAAGTTTATGTCCATAGGTGATCCAAGATAATAAAATGTATGAAAGATCAACTTTGTGGTTATAATCAAACAACTGGATGTATAAATGTTTGATTTTATTATTGAGGTAAGATTCTGAGCTGAATGAAAAAGTCCTATTGTATAAAAAGTAAAACAttaagctctgatgaagagtctgcAAAATTGGAATGGTAGTTAACCGTGAAAGTTGCCTCCGTGTATAAAGagctcttgatcagatgggccagtgggctgaggagtggtagttggagtttaatttcgataaaggTGATGTGCTGCATGTTGGAAAGACAAAATAGAGgagacttgtacacttaatggaaaggtcgggggggggggggagatgttgAACAAAAAggccttggagtgtaggttcgtAATTCCTTTCACGTGGAGTTGGCGgtcgataggataatgaagaaggtatctggtatgctttcctttattggtcagagcattgagaataggatttggaaggtcatgttgag
Above is a window of Chiloscyllium punctatum isolate Juve2018m chromosome 24, sChiPun1.3, whole genome shotgun sequence DNA encoding:
- the LOC140494691 gene encoding cold-inducible RNA-binding protein-like isoform X1, with protein sequence MSDEGKLFVGGLNFDTNEQSLESVFSKYGQISEVIVIKDRETQRSRGFGFVTFENPDDAKDAMLAMNGKSVDGRQIRVDQAGKSSGERSRGYRGGNASSRGFFRGGSGRRARGFSRGGGDRGYMARYDSRSGYSGSRDYYNRDRSQGSYGGGGSYRDSYDS
- the LOC140494691 gene encoding cold-inducible RNA-binding protein-like isoform X2, encoding MSDEGKLFVGGLNFDTNEQSLESVFSKYGQISEVIVIKDRETQRSRGFGFVTFENPDDAKDAMLAMNGKSVDGRQIRVDQAGKSSGERSRGYRGGNASSRGFFRGGSGRRARGFSRGGGDRGYMARYDSRSGYSGSRDYYNRDSQGSYGGGGSYRDSYDS